The Tamandua tetradactyla isolate mTamTet1 chromosome 23, mTamTet1.pri, whole genome shotgun sequence genome includes a window with the following:
- the LOC143666997 gene encoding gap junction gamma-3 protein-like isoform X2: MCSRFLRRLLAEESRPSTPVGRLLLPVLLGFRVALLAAAGPGVYGDEQSEFECNTQQPGCKATCFDAMHPLSPLRFWAFQVILVAVPSALYLTFTLYHVVWHWEEPGKVREEEEALILEGERSRDAARSRRLLWAYVAQLGARLVLEGATLGVQYHLYGVHVPILFDCLRMPCPYSVTCISPRSSEKSVFLKTMLGVSGLCFFSTLLELVLLALGRWSRRLGNSLGVSLPSSHTLTRAAQRASISHSSPSAWPALCLPGDHVPRPHE, from the coding sequence ATGTGCAGCCGTTTCCTGCGGCGGCTGCTGGCTGAGGAGAGCCGGCCCTCCACCCCTGTGGGGCGGCTCCTGCTTCCTGTGCTCCTGGGATTCCGTGTCGCCCTGCTGGCTGCCGCTGGGCCCGGGGTCTACGGCGACGAGCAGAGCGAATTTGAGTGTAACACCCAGCAGCCGGGTTGCAAGGCCACCTGCTTCGATGCCATGCACCCGCTGTCCCCACTGCGCTTCTGGGCCTTCCAGGTCATCCTGGTGGCCGTGCCTAGTGCACTGTACTTGACTTTTACCCTGTATCACGTGGTCTGGCATTGGGAAGAACCAGGAAAggtgagggaggaggaggaggccctGATCCTAGAAGGGGAGAGGAGCAGAGATGCTGCCAGAAGCCGCAGGCTGCTCTGGGCCTATGTGGCACAGCTGGGGGCTCGACTCGTCCTGGAGGGGGCAACCCTGGGGGTGCAGTACCATCTCTATGGGGTCCACGTGCCCATCCTCTTTGACTGCCTTAGAATGCCCTGTCCCTATAGCGTAACCTGCATCTCGCCCCGCTCCTCTGAGAAATCCGTCTTCCTGAAGACTATGCTTGGGGTCAGTGGGCTCTGTTTCTTCTCCACCCTTTTGGAGCTTGTGCTCCTGGCCCTGGGGAGATGGTCCAGGAGGCTGGGGAACTCCCTAGGTGTGTCTCTGCCCTCCAGTCACACCCTTACACGGGCAGCACAAAGAGCATCCATCAGCCATTCTAGCCCCTCTGCCTGGCCAGCCTTGTGCCTCCCTGGAGACCACGTGCCCAGGCCCCATGAATAA
- the LOC143666997 gene encoding gap junction gamma-3 protein-like isoform X1, translating into MTHLFAHYLPLLFRNPGRRLSVPSCLSSVAPPTQASALPTQVIGVRGEVGTREPKESTCSGLRSDGDVRIGNIQCQRFFPEVLLRNEDERRVVAARGLKKDTGCLEAKTGRMCSRFLRRLLAEESRPSTPVGRLLLPVLLGFRVALLAAAGPGVYGDEQSEFECNTQQPGCKATCFDAMHPLSPLRFWAFQVILVAVPSALYLTFTLYHVVWHWEEPGKVREEEEALILEGERSRDAARSRRLLWAYVAQLGARLVLEGATLGVQYHLYGVHVPILFDCLRMPCPYSVTCISPRSSEKSVFLKTMLGVSGLCFFSTLLELVLLALGRWSRRLGNSLGVSLPSSHTLTRAAQRASISHSSPSAWPALCLPGDHVPRPHE; encoded by the exons ATGACCCACCTTTTTGCCCACTATTTGCCCCTTCTCTTTAGGAACCCGGGTAGGAGGCTCTCCGTGCCCTCCTGCCTCAGCTCGGTGGCGCCTCCCACCCAGGCCTCCGCTCTGCCCACCCAGGTGATTGGGGTCAGGGGTGAGGTGGGGACTAGGGAACCAAAGGAGTCAACCTGCAGTGGCTTGAGAAGCGATGGTGATGTAAGAATTGGCAATATCCAGTGTCAGCGTTTTTTTCCAGAAGTTCTGCTGagaaatgaagatgaaagaaGAGTGGTGGCTGCAAGAGGTCTAAAGAAGGACACAGGATGTTTGGAGGCAAAGACTGGAAG GATGTGCAGCCGTTTCCTGCGGCGGCTGCTGGCTGAGGAGAGCCGGCCCTCCACCCCTGTGGGGCGGCTCCTGCTTCCTGTGCTCCTGGGATTCCGTGTCGCCCTGCTGGCTGCCGCTGGGCCCGGGGTCTACGGCGACGAGCAGAGCGAATTTGAGTGTAACACCCAGCAGCCGGGTTGCAAGGCCACCTGCTTCGATGCCATGCACCCGCTGTCCCCACTGCGCTTCTGGGCCTTCCAGGTCATCCTGGTGGCCGTGCCTAGTGCACTGTACTTGACTTTTACCCTGTATCACGTGGTCTGGCATTGGGAAGAACCAGGAAAggtgagggaggaggaggaggccctGATCCTAGAAGGGGAGAGGAGCAGAGATGCTGCCAGAAGCCGCAGGCTGCTCTGGGCCTATGTGGCACAGCTGGGGGCTCGACTCGTCCTGGAGGGGGCAACCCTGGGGGTGCAGTACCATCTCTATGGGGTCCACGTGCCCATCCTCTTTGACTGCCTTAGAATGCCCTGTCCCTATAGCGTAACCTGCATCTCGCCCCGCTCCTCTGAGAAATCCGTCTTCCTGAAGACTATGCTTGGGGTCAGTGGGCTCTGTTTCTTCTCCACCCTTTTGGAGCTTGTGCTCCTGGCCCTGGGGAGATGGTCCAGGAGGCTGGGGAACTCCCTAGGTGTGTCTCTGCCCTCCAGTCACACCCTTACACGGGCAGCACAAAGAGCATCCATCAGCCATTCTAGCCCCTCTGCCTGGCCAGCCTTGTGCCTCCCTGGAGACCACGTGCCCAGGCCCCATGAATAA